One genomic region from Knoellia sp. p5-6-4 encodes:
- a CDS encoding CoA ester lyase, translated as MRSAKDFFKPLAVGAPRPVTEVPARPSRVIHFFDPSNEKMAAKVPAMVGTVDVLLGNLEDAVKADRKVAAREGLVQIAKATDFGENTQLWTRVNALDSPWVLDDLVTLVTEIGDKLDVIMVPKVEGPEDIHYVDRLLAQLEARVGLQRPILVHAILETARGMANVEEICGASPRMQGLSLGPADLAADRRMKTTRVGGGHPGYLVRQDPVGGDVQGQRATYQQDLWHYTIARMVDACAMHGILPYYGPFGDIEDVVACEDQFRNAFLLGCVGTWSLHPVQIEIAKRVFSPSAEDVAHARRVVAAMGDGTGAVMLDGKMEDDASLKQCLVIVELAERLSRTDPELAELYAAVPDGGADAGTGAEGSGT; from the coding sequence ATGCGCAGCGCCAAGGACTTCTTCAAGCCCCTTGCCGTGGGGGCCCCACGACCGGTGACAGAGGTGCCCGCCCGGCCCTCGCGGGTCATCCACTTCTTCGACCCGAGCAACGAGAAGATGGCCGCCAAGGTCCCCGCGATGGTCGGCACGGTCGACGTGCTGCTCGGCAACCTCGAGGACGCCGTCAAGGCAGACCGGAAGGTGGCCGCGCGCGAGGGCCTGGTGCAGATCGCCAAGGCCACGGACTTCGGCGAGAACACGCAGCTGTGGACGCGCGTCAACGCGCTGGACAGCCCCTGGGTGCTCGACGACCTGGTCACCCTGGTCACCGAGATCGGCGACAAGCTCGACGTGATCATGGTGCCGAAGGTCGAGGGCCCCGAGGACATCCACTACGTCGACCGGCTGCTCGCCCAGCTCGAGGCGCGCGTCGGGCTGCAGCGCCCGATCCTCGTGCACGCCATCCTCGAGACGGCCCGGGGCATGGCCAACGTCGAGGAGATCTGCGGCGCCAGCCCGCGGATGCAGGGCCTGTCGCTCGGCCCGGCAGACCTCGCGGCCGACCGGCGGATGAAGACCACCCGCGTCGGCGGCGGCCATCCGGGCTACCTCGTGCGCCAGGACCCGGTGGGTGGCGACGTCCAGGGCCAGCGCGCGACCTACCAGCAGGACCTGTGGCACTACACCATCGCGCGGATGGTCGACGCCTGCGCGATGCACGGGATCCTCCCGTACTACGGCCCGTTCGGTGACATCGAGGACGTCGTCGCCTGCGAGGACCAGTTCCGCAACGCCTTCCTCCTCGGCTGCGTGGGCACGTGGTCGCTGCACCCGGTGCAGATCGAGATCGCCAAGCGGGTCTTCAGCCCCTCGGCCGAGGACGTCGCCCACGCCCGGCGCGTCGTTGCCGCGATGGGCGACGGCACCGGCGCCGTCATGCTCGACGGCAAGATGGAGGACGACGCCAGCCTCAAGCAGTGCCTGGTGATCGTGGAGCTCGCGGAGCGCCTCTCGCGCACCGACCCCGAGCTCGCCGAGCTGTATGCCGCCGTGCCCGACGGCGGTGCCGATGCCGGCACCGGCGCGGAGGGGAGCGGGACGTGA
- a CDS encoding twin-arginine translocase TatA/TatE family subunit: protein MNITGWEFILLIVLAVLILGPERLPEYAAKLGRLVRQAKSMAESAKGQLREQMGPEFDDIDWRQYDPRQYDPRRIVREALLDDTPFDAKAASADGPGANGGRANGSKAYDPTRPTPYDLDAT, encoded by the coding sequence GTGAACATCACCGGATGGGAGTTCATCCTCCTCATCGTGCTCGCCGTGCTCATCCTCGGGCCTGAGCGGCTGCCGGAGTATGCCGCCAAGCTGGGCCGGCTGGTGCGCCAGGCCAAGTCCATGGCCGAGTCGGCGAAGGGGCAGCTGCGCGAGCAGATGGGGCCGGAGTTCGACGACATCGACTGGCGCCAGTACGACCCGCGCCAGTACGACCCGCGGCGCATCGTGCGCGAGGCGCTGCTCGACGACACCCCGTTCGACGCCAAGGCGGCCTCCGCCGACGGCCCCGGTGCCAACGGCGGCCGGGCCAACGGCAGCAAGGCCTACGACCCGACGCGCCCGACCCCGTACGACCTCGACGCCACCTGA
- a CDS encoding acyl-CoA dehydrogenase family protein: MSRLQQTDGLTEEQNELVKLVREFVDEQIIPVATELEHKDEYPTQIVEGMKEMGIFGLMIPEEYGGLGESLLTYALCVEEIARGWMSVSGIINTHFIVAYMILQHGTEEQKQHYLPKMATGEIRGAFSMSEPGCGSDVSAIKTKAVRDGDSDDWTINGQKMWLTNGGSANLVAVLVKTDTGADSVYKNMTTFLIDKTEGFGETAQGVTVPGKIEKMGYKGVDTTELVFEGHRTTSAQILGGEPGKGFYQMMDGVEVGRVNVAARGCGVARRAFELGVSYAQQRETFGKKIAEHQAVLFRLADMAVKVEAAHEMMVKAARKKDSGERNDLEAGMAKYLASEYCSQVVEDSFRIHGGYGYSKEYEIERLYREAPMLLIGEGTADIQRMIIGRRLLEDYRLKG, from the coding sequence ATGTCCCGACTCCAGCAGACCGATGGCCTGACCGAGGAGCAGAACGAGCTCGTCAAGCTCGTGCGCGAGTTCGTCGACGAGCAGATCATCCCCGTCGCCACCGAGCTGGAGCACAAGGACGAGTACCCCACGCAGATCGTCGAGGGCATGAAGGAGATGGGGATCTTCGGCTTGATGATCCCCGAGGAGTACGGCGGCCTGGGGGAGTCGCTGCTGACCTACGCGCTCTGCGTCGAGGAGATCGCGCGCGGCTGGATGTCGGTCAGCGGCATCATCAACACCCACTTCATCGTCGCCTACATGATCCTCCAGCACGGCACCGAGGAGCAGAAGCAGCACTACCTGCCGAAGATGGCGACCGGCGAGATCCGCGGAGCCTTCTCGATGTCCGAGCCGGGCTGCGGTTCCGACGTCTCGGCGATCAAGACCAAGGCCGTGCGCGACGGCGACTCCGACGACTGGACCATCAACGGCCAGAAGATGTGGCTGACCAACGGCGGCTCGGCGAACCTCGTTGCGGTGCTTGTGAAGACGGACACCGGCGCCGACTCGGTCTACAAGAACATGACGACCTTCCTCATCGACAAGACCGAGGGGTTCGGCGAGACCGCCCAGGGCGTCACGGTGCCGGGCAAGATCGAGAAGATGGGCTACAAGGGCGTCGACACCACCGAGCTCGTGTTCGAGGGGCACCGGACCACGTCGGCCCAGATCCTCGGGGGAGAGCCGGGCAAGGGCTTCTACCAGATGATGGACGGCGTCGAGGTGGGCCGCGTCAACGTCGCCGCCCGCGGCTGCGGCGTCGCCCGTCGAGCCTTCGAGCTCGGTGTGTCCTACGCCCAGCAGCGCGAGACGTTCGGCAAGAAGATCGCCGAGCACCAGGCCGTGCTGTTCCGCCTCGCCGACATGGCGGTCAAGGTCGAGGCGGCCCACGAGATGATGGTCAAGGCGGCCCGCAAGAAGGACTCGGGGGAGCGCAACGACCTCGAGGCCGGCATGGCGAAGTACCTTGCGTCCGAGTACTGCTCGCAGGTCGTCGAGGACTCCTTCCGGATCCACGGCGGCTACGGCTACTCCAAGGAGTACGAGATCGAGCGGCTCTACCGTGAGGCGCCGATGCTGCTGATCGGGGAGGGCACGGCCGACATCCAGCGCATGATCATCGGGCGGCGCCTGCTCGAGGACTACCGGCTCAAGGGCTGA
- a CDS encoding DUF1003 domain-containing protein yields MTERPSRTAPTRLDQPREVRRALLPRPTVSQETFGVWSERFARFMGTPRFLIYMTAFVALWITWNAVGPPDLRWDPYAFIFLTLMLSLQASYAAPLILLAQNRQADRDRVALEQDRARDERNLADTEFLTREVAALRLALSETATRDFVRSELRGLLEDFEERGLEVRRRDGGDSGPEATGSAPDQPAT; encoded by the coding sequence GTGACTGAGCGTCCGAGCCGCACCGCCCCGACCCGCCTCGACCAGCCGCGCGAGGTGCGGCGGGCGCTCCTGCCGCGGCCCACGGTCTCGCAGGAGACCTTCGGCGTGTGGAGCGAGCGCTTCGCCCGCTTCATGGGCACGCCCCGCTTCCTGATCTACATGACGGCGTTCGTCGCCCTGTGGATCACCTGGAACGCCGTGGGCCCGCCCGACCTGCGCTGGGACCCCTACGCGTTCATCTTCCTCACGCTGATGCTGAGCCTGCAGGCCTCCTACGCCGCGCCGCTGATCCTGCTCGCGCAGAACCGGCAGGCCGACCGCGACCGGGTGGCGCTGGAGCAGGACCGCGCGCGCGACGAGCGGAACCTCGCCGACACCGAGTTCCTCACCCGCGAGGTCGCCGCGCTGCGCCTGGCCCTCAGTGAGACGGCGACCCGCGACTTCGTGCGTTCGGAGCTGCGCGGGCTGCTCGAGGACTTCGAGGAGCGCGGCCTCGAGGTGCGCCGGCGTGACGGGGGCGACAGTGGGCCGGAGGCCACCGGTTCCGCGCCTGACCAGCCCGCGACCTAG
- a CDS encoding RIO1 family regulatory kinase/ATPase yields MHAFSENAQFSFDSRPDDPPEGERWSTWDGATHGPKPRPDWVITALGAVESDLGILKTGKEADVHVVRRWIPDGTDRPAHDTLLAAKRYRTSEHRMFHRDAGYQEGRRVRRSREMRAMARRTEFGRELLSGQWASAEFEALGTLWELGLPVPYPVQLSDREMLMQFVGDDGQAAPRLAQTRPAPDLLAELFEQLRGSLTLLAQRGWAHGDLSPYNVLLDGDRLVLIDWPQIVDVIGNPRGFEFLERDVANMCRWFRSRGLDVEEGELLGDLVAAATSRW; encoded by the coding sequence TTGCACGCATTCTCGGAGAACGCACAGTTCTCGTTTGACAGCCGCCCCGACGACCCGCCGGAGGGCGAGCGCTGGTCCACCTGGGACGGCGCCACCCACGGGCCGAAACCCCGACCCGACTGGGTGATCACCGCGCTCGGCGCCGTCGAGTCCGACCTGGGGATCCTCAAGACCGGCAAGGAGGCCGACGTCCACGTCGTGCGCCGGTGGATCCCTGACGGCACGGATCGCCCCGCGCACGACACCCTGCTCGCCGCCAAGCGCTACCGCACCAGCGAGCACCGCATGTTCCACCGCGACGCCGGCTACCAGGAGGGCCGCCGGGTCCGCCGCAGCCGGGAGATGCGGGCCATGGCCCGGCGCACCGAGTTCGGCCGCGAGCTGTTGTCGGGGCAGTGGGCCTCGGCGGAGTTCGAGGCGCTCGGCACGCTGTGGGAGCTCGGCCTGCCGGTGCCCTACCCGGTGCAGCTGAGCGACCGCGAGATGCTGATGCAGTTCGTCGGCGACGACGGGCAGGCCGCGCCACGCCTCGCCCAGACCCGGCCCGCGCCGGACCTGCTGGCCGAGCTGTTCGAGCAGCTGCGCGGGTCGCTCACCCTGCTCGCGCAACGGGGCTGGGCGCACGGCGACCTCTCGCCCTACAACGTGCTGCTCGACGGTGATCGGCTGGTGCTCATCGACTGGCCGCAGATCGTCGACGTCATCGGCAACCCGCGCGGGTTCGAGTTCCTCGAGCGCGACGTCGCGAACATGTGCCGGTGGTTCCGCAGCCGGGGTCTCGACGTCGAGGAGGGCGAGCTGCTCGGCGACCTCGTCGCCGCTGCCACGTCGCGCTGGTAG
- a CDS encoding general stress protein translates to MSTQSNALSRSRASLTLEYPMSVGRYEKYEEAQKAVDYLSDHDFPVQNVLIVGTDLKQLERVTGRLTRGRVAAGGILSGMWLGLFVGLIFALFDPQASGTGSILLTVLFGAGFGLMWAVLGYQFTGGHRDFTSVTQVVATQYEVLVEHRHVQRARELLAQMDPMAAAQAEVRAAREAEAAAAAAAQRAQTTAPSASPTGEVPQPPQQPQPPAGS, encoded by the coding sequence ATGAGCACCCAGTCGAACGCGTTGTCACGGTCCCGCGCCAGCCTGACGCTGGAGTACCCGATGAGCGTCGGTCGGTACGAGAAGTACGAGGAGGCGCAGAAGGCCGTCGACTACCTCTCCGACCACGACTTCCCGGTGCAGAACGTGCTGATCGTCGGCACGGACCTCAAGCAGCTCGAGCGGGTCACGGGCCGGCTCACCCGCGGTCGGGTCGCCGCCGGTGGCATCCTGTCGGGCATGTGGCTCGGCCTGTTCGTCGGGCTGATCTTCGCCCTGTTCGACCCCCAGGCCTCGGGAACAGGCAGCATCCTGCTGACGGTGCTGTTCGGCGCCGGTTTCGGCCTGATGTGGGCCGTCCTCGGCTACCAGTTCACCGGTGGGCACCGGGACTTCACCTCGGTCACCCAGGTGGTCGCGACCCAGTACGAGGTGCTCGTCGAGCACCGGCACGTGCAGCGCGCCCGCGAGCTGCTCGCCCAGATGGACCCGATGGCCGCGGCCCAGGCCGAGGTCCGGGCGGCCCGGGAGGCCGAGGCCGCGGCTGCTGCTGCCGCGCAGAGGGCCCAGACGACCGCTCCGTCCGCGTCACCGACCGGCGAGGTGCCCCAGCCCCCCCAGCAGCCCCAGCCCCCGGCCGGCAGCTGA
- a CDS encoding L,D-transpeptidase family protein — protein sequence MGRHPGDVAGAAARAAAVLAAAALGLTGCGMVAVEGAETAAPSPVTSRAVASPSSTTAAPSSPEPVTEPTTTPAPTKTPSPTTSTPVPKPSTTKPAPKPTPTVKPTPKEGDTLHPGDSGAYVLSVQQRLSSLGYWLGTPDGTYGYLTSQAVMALQKSAGLGRDGVFGPATRRALHAGVRPQSRIGGTGLEVDLQRQVLLVVRGGAVTTILNTSTGNGESFEYYGRQARAVTPAGTYSVFRTVDGNDEGPLGDLWRPRYFNGGIAVHGAASVPAHPASHGCARVSNAAMDMIWARALMPVGSRVVVY from the coding sequence ATGGGGCGACACCCAGGGGACGTGGCGGGGGCGGCGGCACGGGCGGCCGCGGTGCTCGCGGCGGCGGCCCTCGGCCTGACCGGCTGCGGCATGGTCGCGGTCGAGGGCGCCGAGACCGCGGCACCCTCGCCCGTGACCTCGCGTGCGGTCGCGTCGCCGTCGTCCACCACAGCCGCGCCGTCGAGCCCGGAACCGGTGACGGAACCGACGACGACCCCAGCGCCCACGAAGACGCCCTCGCCGACCACGAGCACCCCGGTGCCGAAGCCCTCGACCACCAAGCCGGCGCCCAAGCCGACCCCCACCGTGAAGCCGACGCCCAAGGAGGGCGACACCCTGCATCCCGGTGACTCCGGTGCCTACGTGCTGTCGGTGCAGCAGCGGCTGTCGTCGCTCGGCTACTGGCTGGGCACCCCGGACGGAACCTACGGCTACCTGACCTCGCAGGCGGTGATGGCGCTGCAGAAGTCCGCCGGCCTCGGGCGTGACGGGGTCTTCGGCCCCGCCACCCGCCGGGCCCTGCATGCGGGGGTGCGGCCGCAGTCGCGCATCGGGGGCACGGGCCTGGAGGTCGACCTGCAGCGCCAGGTGCTCCTCGTCGTGCGCGGCGGGGCGGTCACGACGATCCTCAACACCAGCACGGGCAACGGCGAGTCCTTCGAGTACTACGGCCGGCAGGCGCGCGCCGTGACGCCGGCCGGCACGTACTCGGTGTTCCGCACCGTCGACGGCAACGACGAGGGCCCACTCGGCGACCTGTGGCGCCCGCGCTACTTCAACGGCGGGATCGCGGTGCACGGCGCCGCGTCGGTGCCGGCCCACCCCGCCTCGCACGGCTGCGCCCGGGTGAGCAACGCCGCCATGGACATGATCTGGGCCCGGGCCCTGATGCCGGTCGGGAGCCGGGTCGTCGTCTACTGA
- a CDS encoding CBS domain-containing protein: protein MSTPSRVFVGRLTSLSVFDPLGDQVGRVRDVVVTFGASRRRPRVIGLVVEVPGRRRVFVPMTRVTSVDGGQVITTGLVNMRRFEQRANEVLVMAELLDRQVTVRDPEGDYTATVEDIAIERERTRDWAVSKVFVRQGPARGHLGPFRRRRGATVLVPVEDVTGIHRSTPAQSAARLLENYDDLKPADLAEVIHDLAPKRRAEVAAALDDERLADVLEELPEDDQVQILATLERERAADVLEAMEPDDATDLLKELTPEQREELLGHMEPDEAAPLRRLLTYDENTAGGMMTTEPVILAPDATIAHALAVVRKVELSPALASTVFVCRPPLETPTGKFLGIVHIQRLLREPPHNPIGGILDKELEPLRPHSPLGQVTRVLATYNLTGVPIVDDEGRLVGAVTVDDVLDHILPDDWREERHEVTRD from the coding sequence GTGAGCACCCCGTCGCGCGTCTTCGTCGGCCGCCTGACCAGCCTGAGCGTGTTCGACCCGCTCGGCGACCAGGTGGGCCGCGTGCGCGACGTCGTCGTCACCTTCGGCGCCTCGCGGCGGCGGCCCCGGGTCATCGGCCTCGTCGTCGAGGTGCCCGGCCGGCGCCGCGTGTTCGTCCCGATGACGCGGGTGACCTCCGTCGACGGCGGCCAGGTCATCACCACGGGACTGGTCAACATGCGGCGGTTCGAGCAGCGCGCCAACGAGGTGCTCGTGATGGCCGAGCTGCTCGACCGGCAGGTGACGGTGCGCGACCCCGAGGGCGACTACACCGCGACGGTCGAGGACATCGCCATCGAGCGCGAGCGCACCCGCGACTGGGCGGTCTCGAAGGTCTTCGTCCGCCAGGGACCGGCCCGCGGCCACCTCGGACCGTTCCGGCGCCGCCGCGGCGCCACGGTGCTGGTCCCCGTCGAGGACGTCACCGGCATACACCGCTCGACCCCGGCGCAGAGCGCCGCCCGGCTGCTCGAGAACTACGACGACCTCAAGCCCGCCGACCTGGCCGAGGTGATCCACGACCTGGCGCCCAAGCGCCGTGCCGAGGTGGCCGCCGCCCTCGACGACGAGCGGCTCGCCGACGTGCTAGAGGAGCTGCCCGAGGACGACCAGGTGCAGATCCTCGCGACGCTGGAGCGCGAGCGCGCCGCCGACGTGCTCGAGGCGATGGAGCCCGACGACGCCACCGACCTGCTCAAGGAGCTCACCCCCGAGCAGCGCGAGGAGCTGCTCGGCCACATGGAGCCCGACGAGGCGGCACCGCTGCGCCGGCTGCTGACCTACGACGAGAACACCGCCGGCGGCATGATGACCACCGAGCCGGTGATCCTCGCCCCCGACGCGACGATCGCCCACGCGCTGGCGGTGGTCCGCAAGGTCGAGCTCTCCCCCGCCCTGGCCTCCACCGTCTTCGTGTGCCGGCCGCCGCTGGAGACGCCCACCGGCAAGTTCCTCGGCATCGTGCACATCCAGCGACTCCTGCGGGAGCCGCCGCACAACCCGATCGGCGGCATCCTCGACAAGGAGCTCGAGCCGCTGCGCCCCCACTCCCCGCTCGGCCAGGTGACCCGGGTGCTGGCCACCTACAACCTCACCGGCGTGCCCATCGTCGACGACGAGGGACGCCTCGTCGGCGCCGTCACGGTCGACGACGTGCTCGACCACATCCTTCCCGACGACTGGCGTGAGGAGCGGCACGAGGTGACCCGTGACTGA
- a CDS encoding Mrp/NBP35 family ATP-binding protein yields MSAPAAPVTDDALYEALSTVIDPEIRKPVTELGMVESVSVDEAGHVAVTILLTVSGCPMKDTLTKDTTAALAKVPGVGGVKVTLGVMSDEQRTALRQQLRGGAPEREIPFAKHNSLTRVYAVASGKGGVGKSSVTVNLAAALAESGLRVGVVDADVYGFSVPRMLGVEHRPTQVDDMILPPVSHDVKVISIGMFVPGNQPVVWRGPMLHRALQQFLGDVFWGDLDVLLLDLPPGTGDIAISVAQLIPGAEILVVTTPQQAAAEVAERAGSIALQTHQRIVGVIENMSWLELPDGSRQEIFGSGGGRAVAESLSRSVGAEVPLLGQVPLDTNLREGADQGTPVVLRDPDSPAAVVLRAIARGLGSRARGLAGRSLGLTPTGR; encoded by the coding sequence ATGTCCGCCCCTGCTGCCCCCGTGACCGACGACGCCCTGTACGAGGCCCTCTCGACGGTCATCGACCCCGAGATCCGCAAGCCCGTGACCGAGCTCGGCATGGTCGAGAGCGTCTCGGTCGACGAGGCGGGGCACGTGGCGGTGACGATCCTGCTCACCGTGTCGGGGTGTCCCATGAAGGACACCCTCACCAAGGACACGACCGCGGCGCTGGCCAAGGTGCCCGGCGTGGGCGGTGTCAAGGTCACCCTGGGCGTCATGAGCGACGAGCAGCGCACCGCCCTGCGCCAGCAGCTGCGCGGCGGGGCCCCCGAACGCGAGATCCCCTTCGCCAAGCACAACAGCCTCACCCGCGTGTATGCCGTGGCGTCCGGCAAGGGTGGCGTCGGCAAGTCGTCGGTCACGGTCAACCTCGCCGCGGCCCTCGCCGAGAGCGGACTGCGCGTCGGCGTCGTCGACGCCGACGTCTACGGTTTCTCCGTGCCTCGCATGCTCGGCGTCGAGCACCGGCCCACCCAGGTCGACGACATGATCCTTCCCCCCGTCAGCCACGACGTGAAGGTCATCTCGATCGGCATGTTCGTGCCCGGCAACCAGCCGGTCGTCTGGCGCGGCCCGATGCTGCACCGGGCCCTCCAGCAGTTCCTCGGCGACGTCTTCTGGGGCGACCTCGACGTGCTCCTGCTCGACCTGCCGCCCGGCACCGGCGACATCGCGATCTCGGTGGCCCAGCTGATCCCGGGCGCCGAGATCCTCGTCGTGACCACCCCGCAGCAGGCAGCGGCCGAGGTGGCGGAGCGGGCCGGGTCGATCGCCCTCCAGACGCACCAGCGCATCGTCGGGGTCATCGAGAACATGAGCTGGCTCGAGCTGCCCGACGGCTCCCGCCAGGAGATCTTCGGCTCCGGCGGCGGCCGGGCGGTCGCGGAGTCGCTCAGCCGGTCCGTCGGCGCCGAGGTGCCGCTGCTCGGCCAGGTACCGCTCGACACCAACCTGCGCGAGGGCGCCGACCAGGGCACGCCCGTCGTGCTGCGCGACCCGGACAGCCCGGCTGCGGTCGTGCTGCGCGCGATCGCGCGCGGCCTGGGCTCCCGGGCGCGCGGCCTCGCCGGTCGCTCACTCGGCCTGACCCCTACCGGCCGCTGA
- a CDS encoding CoA ester lyase — MSGEHTAYRPRRSVLYMPSSNERALEKAKTLMVDALIFDLEDAVAPDAKEQARENACAAARSGEYGRREVTIRINGIGTRWHDVDLAAACAAGPDGIVVPKVGSGDEVRQLVGAMEAAGAPEHTKLWAMVETPQAMLHCEEIAGASERLAALVMGTNDLAKELHAEHVPGRQPLLTGLGLCLLAARATGTVILDGVYNNVKDAEGFEAECLQGRQMGFDGKTLIHPGQVEACNAAFAPSAEQVEEARGILQAWEDGAGSGVVTFGGRMVESLHVDTARRVLETHEAIRALEAEADR; from the coding sequence GTGAGCGGCGAGCACACGGCATACCGGCCGCGTCGTTCGGTCCTCTACATGCCCAGCTCGAACGAGCGGGCGCTGGAGAAGGCCAAGACCCTGATGGTCGACGCGCTCATCTTCGACCTCGAGGACGCCGTCGCCCCCGACGCGAAGGAGCAGGCTCGCGAGAACGCTTGCGCCGCAGCGCGATCGGGGGAGTACGGCCGTCGCGAGGTCACCATCCGCATCAACGGGATCGGCACCCGGTGGCACGACGTCGATCTCGCCGCAGCGTGCGCCGCGGGCCCGGACGGCATCGTCGTGCCGAAGGTGGGCTCGGGCGACGAGGTGCGCCAGCTCGTCGGTGCGATGGAGGCGGCTGGTGCGCCGGAGCACACGAAGCTCTGGGCCATGGTCGAGACGCCGCAGGCGATGCTGCACTGCGAGGAGATCGCCGGTGCGTCCGAACGGCTCGCCGCGCTCGTCATGGGCACCAACGACCTCGCCAAGGAGCTGCACGCCGAGCACGTGCCCGGCCGGCAGCCGCTGCTGACCGGTCTGGGGCTCTGCCTCTTGGCGGCCCGTGCCACCGGGACGGTGATCCTCGATGGCGTCTACAACAACGTCAAGGACGCCGAAGGGTTCGAGGCAGAGTGCCTCCAGGGGCGGCAGATGGGCTTCGACGGCAAGACGCTGATCCACCCGGGACAGGTCGAGGCGTGCAACGCCGCCTTCGCGCCGAGCGCTGAGCAGGTCGAGGAGGCCCGCGGCATCCTGCAGGCGTGGGAGGACGGCGCCGGCTCGGGCGTCGTGACCTTCGGCGGTCGCATGGTCGAGAGCCTGCACGTCGACACCGCGCGGCGGGTGCTCGAGACCCACGAGGCGATCCGCGCGCTGGAGGCCGAGGCCGACCGCTGA
- a CDS encoding trypsin-like serine protease produces MRRSVASVVTALVTGGAATVALALPAAAINTYNAQPAPERTEVGAFVALWDRDEDGTYDRFDWVCSGAMVDDDTFLTAAHCTDDWPAGTRFFVSLEEDVQSKLDAAVEDGLTPAEQAELFLDEGWIVEGDPHQDPSYPGNSADSHDIGVLDFYERDVTPQDVWDFEPATLPTEGQLDSLGSRALDAAQWWAVGYGTEEALRGPGGHQHLGGGVRMKAMEDFSALNNTWVRLAMNESRGLGGACYGDSGGPNFVVLDGEWVLAATTITGDVPCYATNVAYRMDTESARAFLEPFVDLP; encoded by the coding sequence ATGCGCCGTTCTGTTGCCAGTGTCGTCACTGCGCTCGTCACCGGAGGTGCGGCCACCGTGGCCCTCGCCCTGCCGGCTGCAGCGATCAACACCTACAACGCCCAGCCGGCTCCAGAGCGCACGGAGGTAGGGGCCTTCGTCGCCCTGTGGGACCGCGACGAGGACGGCACGTACGACCGCTTCGACTGGGTGTGCAGCGGGGCCATGGTCGACGACGACACCTTCCTCACGGCCGCGCACTGCACGGACGACTGGCCCGCAGGCACGCGCTTCTTCGTCTCCCTCGAGGAGGACGTCCAGAGCAAGCTCGACGCGGCTGTCGAGGACGGGCTGACTCCGGCCGAGCAGGCCGAGCTGTTCCTCGACGAGGGCTGGATCGTCGAGGGCGACCCGCACCAGGACCCCTCCTATCCCGGCAACTCCGCCGACAGCCACGACATCGGCGTCCTCGACTTCTACGAGCGGGACGTGACGCCGCAGGACGTCTGGGACTTCGAGCCCGCCACGCTGCCCACCGAGGGGCAGCTCGACAGCCTCGGCTCTCGGGCCCTCGACGCGGCGCAGTGGTGGGCAGTCGGGTACGGCACCGAAGAGGCCCTGCGCGGCCCGGGCGGGCACCAGCACCTCGGGGGCGGCGTGCGGATGAAGGCGATGGAGGACTTCAGCGCCCTCAACAACACGTGGGTGCGCCTGGCCATGAACGAGTCACGCGGCCTCGGCGGGGCGTGCTACGGCGACTCCGGCGGGCCGAACTTCGTCGTGCTCGACGGCGAGTGGGTGCTGGCGGCCACGACGATCACCGGGGACGTCCCCTGCTACGCCACCAACGTGGCGTACCGCATGGACACCGAGAGCGCCCGAGCCTTCCTCGAGCCGTTCGTCGACCTTCCCTGA
- a CDS encoding alpha/beta hydrolase-fold protein — MAFPTRRSVLAAALGTALAGGLGACGDGEVAWRSGRLRTAHWPGHQPRWRLAVPSEGDRSPPVVVVLHGRGGNADTAFDELHLHDHVARTGLAVASVEGGDLYWHRRRSGADPGRMVTDELLPLLRAQTGYAGPVAFLGWSMGGYGSLLLASVLGPRTVGAVVAQSAALWTDSGASAAGAFDDRADFEAHDVFDRSRTEVLAQLPVRLDCGVADPFVEANRVFAERLPSARLTVDAGGHDTGYWRDHASAQLDWVAARLDGR; from the coding sequence ATGGCCTTCCCCACCCGCCGCAGCGTCCTTGCCGCCGCGCTGGGCACGGCGCTCGCGGGTGGGCTCGGGGCGTGCGGCGACGGCGAGGTGGCCTGGCGGTCCGGCCGCCTGCGGACGGCCCACTGGCCAGGGCACCAGCCGCGCTGGCGGCTCGCCGTTCCCAGCGAGGGCGACCGGTCGCCACCGGTCGTGGTGGTGCTGCACGGCCGGGGCGGCAACGCCGACACCGCCTTCGACGAGCTGCACCTGCACGACCACGTGGCGCGCACCGGTCTGGCCGTCGCCTCCGTCGAGGGCGGCGACCTCTACTGGCACCGGCGCCGGTCGGGGGCCGACCCCGGACGCATGGTCACCGACGAGCTCCTCCCGCTGCTACGGGCCCAGACCGGGTATGCCGGGCCGGTCGCCTTCCTGGGGTGGTCGATGGGCGGCTACGGCTCGCTGCTCCTCGCCAGCGTGCTCGGACCGCGGACCGTCGGTGCGGTGGTGGCGCAGTCAGCGGCCCTGTGGACCGATTCCGGGGCCAGTGCGGCCGGGGCGTTCGACGACCGGGCCGACTTCGAGGCCCACGACGTCTTCGACCGCTCGCGCACCGAGGTGCTCGCACAGCTCCCCGTCCGGCTCGACTGCGGCGTCGCCGACCCGTTCGTCGAGGCCAACCGCGTCTTCGCGGAGCGGCTGCCCTCGGCACGGCTCACGGTCGACGCCGGGGGCCACGACACGGGCTATTGGCGCGACCACGCCAGCGCCCAGCTCGACTGGGTCGCGGCCCGCCTCGACGGCCGCTGA